The following are encoded in a window of Amaranthus tricolor cultivar Red isolate AtriRed21 chromosome 2, ASM2621246v1, whole genome shotgun sequence genomic DNA:
- the LOC130805380 gene encoding pentatricopeptide repeat-containing protein At2g17210 has product MICYYLSISTAMKLPTTSFIFRLTNWDIRIKECLSNGFWQDAFFCYVGIRRCGVQLTDFSLIPSIMKASSKISFIHGEIFHACSLKFGYDSFTSVGNSILDFYMKWGAPKSALSMFQGMRNRDSVSWNILTHGYLDHGLLGDGLWFFLQGRVSGFEPNVSTLNLVAQAYRVLLDFNGGRKFHGYLFKCGFIGVISMKNALLGVYMEADFEYAHKLFDEMCDRDVISWSLMIGACVQNDEPLLALKMFKDMEVEPDGLTMVSILKACSNLEDINVGRCLHAFTISRGHAIDVFVSNSLIDMYSRCSDPVSALRVFDETSVKNVVSWNSTLSGLIYNEMFQEALVLVDSMVKAKTEMDEVTLTNLLKLCKYYSDPSQCKLFHSIVLRKRYESNMLVLNSLIETYAKCNLIMYAWRLFSRTDIRDMVLWATMIGGFAYCGMPDEAINTYRKMSEFRERTNLVVMLNLIEACTICAELRSSKWAHCIAIRSSLATDVSVGTAIVDMYSKCGAVEEARKAFDQIPNKNIISWSTMVSAYGMSGRAEDAIGLVTEMKHHGFQPNAVTALSVLAACSHGGLIESGLSFFKAMIQKFGVQPSFEHYACIIDLLSRSGKLDNAMELIEVMPEHFKGKVSIWGAVLSACSRYKNFEIGKEAASRVLVLEPFGSSGYLLASSLHASTGSWTDAEKMRRLVKERGVRIIAGYSMICVGDKALRFLVGDKSTPQAIESGCVVEKLHRCMNIDEVYDEVIE; this is encoded by the coding sequence ATGATTTGCTACTATTTATCTATAAGCACAGCGATGAAATTACCTACTACATCATTTATTTTCAGATTAACAAATTGGGATATAAGGATTAAAGAATGTTTATCAAATGGTTTTTGGCAAGATGCATTCTTTTGCTATGTAGGTATAAGAAGATGTGGAGTACAATTAACAGATTTTTCACTCATCCCTTCCATAATGAAAGCAAGCTCAAAAATTTCCTTCATACATGGAGAAATATTCCATGCTTGTTCATTAAAGTTTGGATATGATTCCTTCACTTCTGTTGGGAACTCGATTCTAGATTTTTACATGAAATGGGGTGCACCCAAATCAGCTTTATCCATGTTTCAAGGAATGAGAAACAGAGACTCTGTTTCATGGAACATTCTTACTCATGGGTACCTTGATCATGGTCTTTTAGGTGATggtttatggttttttttgcaaGGTCGAGTTTCGGGTTTCGAACCAAATGTTTCTACTTTAAATCTTGTAGCTCAAGCTTACCGGGTCCTTCtagattttaatggtggaaggAAATTTCATGGTTATTTATTCAAATGTGGGTTTATTGGTGTTATTTCCATGAAAAATGCTTTATTAGGTGTGTATATGGAGGCGGATTTTGAGTATGCACACAAATTGTTCGATGAAATGTGTGACAGAGATGTGATCTCTTGGAGTTTAATGATTGGGGCTTGTGTGCAAAACGATGAACCATTGTTGGCTCTGAAGATGTTCAAAGATATGGAAGTTGAGCCAGATGGGTTGACTATGGTTAGTATTCTTAAGGCTTGTAGTAACCTTGAAGACATCAATGTAGGAAGATGTCTTCATGCTTTTACTATTTCTCGAGGGCATGCTATCGACGTGTTTGTTTCGAACTCTTTGATTGACATGTATTCGAGGTGTAGCGATCCAGTCTCAGCTTTGAGGGTTTTTGATGAAACAAGTGTGAAAAATGTGGTGTCCTGGAATTCAACCTTATCTGGATTGATTTACAATGAAATGTTTCAAGAAGCTTTAGTTTTAGTCGATTCCATGGTGAAGGCGAAAACTGAAATGGATGAAGTGACGCTTACGAATCTTCTTAAACTATGCAAGTATTATTCTGATCCATCTCAGTGTAAACTATTCCATTCCATAGTATTAAGAAAAAGGTATGAATCAAATATGTTGGTGTTAAATTCCTTAATCGAAACTTATGCCAAGTGCAATCTCATTATGTACGCATGGAGACTGTTTAGCAGAACAGATATCAGGGACATGGTTCTATGGGCCACGATGATTGGTGGATTTGCATATTGTGGCATGCCCGATGAAGCAATTAATACATATAGAAAAATGAGTGAGTTTAGGGAGAGAACTAATCTAGTTGTCATGTTAAACTTAATAGAAGCTTGCACAATTTGTGCTGAACTCAGAAGTTCTAAATGGGCACACTGCATTGCCATCAGAAGTAGCTTAGCTACAGATGTATCTGTGGGAACTGCAATTGTAGACATGTATTCGAAATGTGGGGCCGTAGAAGAAGCAAGAAAGGCATTTGATCAAATACCCAATAAAAACATTATTTCATGGAGTACTATGGTGTCGGCATACGGCATGAGCGGGCGAGCTGAAGATGCAATAGGTCTAGTAACTGAAATGAAGCACCATGGTTTCCAACCAAATGCAGTGACTGCGCTGTCAGTCTTAGCTGCTTGTAGTCATGGCGGGCTAATTGAGTCGGGCCTTTCTTTCTTCAAAGCAATGATTCAAAAATTTGGGGTTCAACCAAGTTTCGAGCATTATGCTTGTATAATTGACTTATTGAGTAGATCAGGCAAGTTAGATAATGCTATGGAGCTGATAGAAGTAATGCCTGAACATTTTAAAGGCAAGGTGAGTATTTGGGGGGCTGTGTTAAGTGCATGTTCAAGGTACAAAAACTTCGAGATTGGCAAAGAAGCGGCTTCTCGTGTGCTTGTGTTGGAGCCCTTTGGTTCGTCCGGTTACTTGTTAGCTTCGAGTTTGCATGCTAGTACAGGGTCATGGACTGATGCAGAAAAGATGAGACGATTAGTGAAGGAAAGAGGAGTGAGAATAATAGCTGGTTATAGCATGATTTGTGTAGGCGACAAGGCTTTAAGGTTTTTGGTAGGAGACAAGTCCACACCACAGGCTATAGAGAGTGGCTGTGTTGTTGAGAAGTTGCACAGATGTATGAACATTGATGAAGTATATGATGAAGTTATAGAATGA
- the LOC130805379 gene encoding protein NLP2-like isoform X2: protein MDQFLDEGCWLQQTSDKSNLLQSSLGLGPGQIQGQGQDQGSEPSTSHSLNLSYPPYPLFPSCSIKDRLVKAIYNLKDMNGDRDVLIQLWVPIKKGLHIYLTTFEQPYFYQDSSKRLHNYRGVSEKYEFLVDEDTKQALGSFPGRVFLGKAPEWTPDVRLFREEEYPRSVYAFKYDVRGSIALPIFEKDNDHSLGVVEIIMTTDKFDYRPQVECVCKALETVHLRSSEIFNIPQQVEKVCYEAVQFEILNVVRTVCDTFDLPLAQTWAPCSQQRKEGYWHSDNNATCVSIIESACYVHDQRVQEFHKACTDHHLLKRRGGIVRKAFETNQPCYATDVTEFSKVEYTLSHYAKMCGLYGAVAVKSVTGQDIGEQAKETSWVSQMIHPKRKGKEVVVSLEFRKDEPSKGFEVMNWSENEPSLQLGQALSDEDLYQDNSESKGVSGSCLSSVSRFPLGGRKSGEKRRTKTQKTISLDVLRQYFSGSLKDAAKSIGVCPTTLKRICRQHGIARWPSRKIKKVDHSLRKLQLVIDSVEGTEGAIRLSSFYTNFPDLNSPNTQPKSNQVSSINLNNQPKQQLTTEPEGSLFPSGGATASNSSSSTSSSQTSSSSYCFSSGEKLTSSPVTAIASESKEASFIEIPGRSLKRARSEAELQVLSKKRAKQILERSRRNKTLAEHPLFETLPPLLVTKSLHSRKAGHFKAKVTFGEEKVRFSILPNMGFQDLQKEIAKRFSLEDLSKICIKYLDDDKEWILLTCNADLEECIDIHKSSRSHTIKLTVSPLSGLAGSFGSCGLS, encoded by the exons ATGGATCAATTTTTAGACGAAGGTTGCTGGTTACAACAAACATCTGATAAGTCAAACCTTCTTCAGTCGAGTCTGGGTCTGGGTCCGGGTCAAATTCAGGGTCAGGGCCAGGATCAGGGTTCTGAACCATCTACCTCTCATAGTTTGAATTTGAGCTACCCACCATATCCCTTGTTCCCTTCATGTTCTATAAAAGATAGGTTGGTAAAAGCAATCTATAACTTAAAAGACATGAACGGAGATAGAGATGTGCTTATTCAGTTATGGGTTCCTATAAAGAAAGGACTACATATTTACCTTACAACATTTGAACAACCTTACTTCTACCAAGATTCTAGCAAGAGATTACATAACTATAGAGGTGTTTCAGAGAAGTATGAATTTTTAGTAGATGAAGATACTAAACAGGCACTTGGGTCGTTCCCTGGGCGAGTCTTCCTTGGCAAAGCACCTGAATGGACACCTGATGTTAGGTTGTTTAGGGAAGAAGAGTATCCAAGAAGTGTTTATGCATTTAAGTATGATGTTCGTGGCTCGATTGCTCTTCCTATATTCGAAAAAGACAATGATCATTCTTTGGGTGTTGTTGAGATTATCATGACTACTGATAAATTTGATTATCGTCCTCAAGTTGAATGTGTTTGTAAAGCGCTTGAG ACTGTTCATCTCAGAAGCTCAGAAATCTTCAACATCCCTCAACAG GTAGAAAAAGTATGTTATGAAGCTGTACAGTTTGAGATTCTAAACGTAGTAAGAACTGTATGTGACACCTTCGATTTGCCTCTAGCTCAGACATGGGCTCCATGTTCACAACAAAGAAAAGAGGGGTATTGGCATTCGGACAACAATGCCACCTGTGTTTCAATCATTGAATCGGCTTGTTATGTGCATGATCAACGAGTTCAGGAATTTCACAAGGCGTGTACTGATCACCATTTACTGAAAAGGCGAGGAGGTATAGTCCGAAAAGCATTCGAGACCAACCAACCGTGCTATGCTACTGATGTCACAGAGTTCAGTAAGGTTGAATATACTCTGTCCCATTACGCAAAGATGTGTGGGCTGTATGGAGCAGTAGCAGTAAAG TCCGTCACAGGCCAAGATATCGGAGAGCAGGCGAAAGAGACTTCCTGGGTGTCACAGATGATCCACCCAAAGAGAAAAGGTAAGGAAGTAGTGGTTTCACTGGAATTCAGGAAAGATGAGCCTAGCAAAGGGTTTGAAGTGATGAACTGGAGTGAAAACGAGCCAAGTTTACAACTCGGGCAGGCTCTTTCTGATGAAGACCTTTACCAAGATAATTCTGAGTCAAAAGGCGTTAGTGGTTCTTGTTTATCTTCTGTAAGCCGATTTCCTCTTGGTGGCAGAAAATCTGGGGAAAAGAGAAGGACCAAGACACAAAAAACCATCAGCTTGGATGTGCTTAGGCAATATTTTTCTGGTAGCCTTAAAGATGCGGCTAAAAGTATTGGAG TTTGCCCAACTACTCTGAAAAGGATATGTAGGCAACATGGAATTGCTAGATGGCCTTCTAGAAAGATCAAGAAGGTGGATCATTCCTTGAGAAAACTTCAACTAGTGATCGACTCAGTGGAAGGTACGGAAGGTGCCATCCGACTGTCTTCTTTCTACACAAATTTTCCTGATCTTAATAGTCCAAACACACAACCAAAATCCAATCAAGTTTCCTCTATAAACTTGAACAATCAACCAAAGCAGCAGCTAACTACTGAACCTGAAGGAAGTCTGTTCCCTTCAGGAGGAGCGACAGCCTCGAACTCCTCATCCTCTACTTCTTCAAGCCAAACCTCGAGTTCTAGCTATTGCTTCTCAAGCGGAGAGAAACTCACATCATCTCCCGTGACAGCCATTGCTTCGGAGAGTAAAGAAGCATCATTCATAGAGATTCCTGGTCGGTCCCTAAAGAGGGCTCGAAGCGAGGCAGAATTACAGGTGCTTAGCAAGAAAAGAGCTAAACAAATCCTAGAAAGATCACGGAGAAACAAAACTCTAGCTGAACATCCCTTATTTGAAACTTTACCGCCTTTGCTAGTAACTAAAAGTTTGCATTCGAGAAAGGCAGGTCACTTTAAAGCTAAAGTTACTTTCGGAGAGGAAAAAGTCCGGTTCTCAATCTTACCGAACATGGGATTTCAAGACTTGCAAAAAGAGATAGCTAAAAGATTTAGTTTGGAAGACTTGAGTAAGATTTGTATTAAGTACTTGGATGATGACAAAGAATGGATTCTTTTAACATGTAATGCTGATTTAGAGGAATGTATAGACATACATAAATCGTCTAGGAGCCACACAATAAAGCTTACGGTTTCGCCTCTATCAGGCTTGGCCGGTTCTTTTGGTAGTTGCGGTTTATCCTAA
- the LOC130805379 gene encoding protein NLP2-like isoform X1, with the protein MDQFLDEGCWLQQTSDKSNLLQSSLGLGPGQIQGQGQDQGSEPSTSHSLNLSYPPYPLFPSCSIKDRLVKAIYNLKDMNGDRDVLIQLWVPIKKGLHIYLTTFEQPYFYQDSSKRLHNYRGVSEKYEFLVDEDTKQALGSFPGRVFLGKAPEWTPDVRLFREEEYPRSVYAFKYDVRGSIALPIFEKDNDHSLGVVEIIMTTDKFDYRPQVECVCKALETVHLRSSEIFNIPQQVEKVCYEAVQFEILNVVRTVCDTFDLPLAQTWAPCSQQRKEGYWHSDNNATCVSIIESACYVHDQRVQEFHKACTDHHLLKRRGGIVRKAFETNQPCYATDVTEFSKVEYTLSHYAKMCGLYGAVAVKVHSIYHEVNDYVLEFYLPSNIKEKGLAFHARIWQTVATVIQQNCRFLQSVTGQDIGEQAKETSWVSQMIHPKRKGKEVVVSLEFRKDEPSKGFEVMNWSENEPSLQLGQALSDEDLYQDNSESKGVSGSCLSSVSRFPLGGRKSGEKRRTKTQKTISLDVLRQYFSGSLKDAAKSIGVCPTTLKRICRQHGIARWPSRKIKKVDHSLRKLQLVIDSVEGTEGAIRLSSFYTNFPDLNSPNTQPKSNQVSSINLNNQPKQQLTTEPEGSLFPSGGATASNSSSSTSSSQTSSSSYCFSSGEKLTSSPVTAIASESKEASFIEIPGRSLKRARSEAELQVLSKKRAKQILERSRRNKTLAEHPLFETLPPLLVTKSLHSRKAGHFKAKVTFGEEKVRFSILPNMGFQDLQKEIAKRFSLEDLSKICIKYLDDDKEWILLTCNADLEECIDIHKSSRSHTIKLTVSPLSGLAGSFGSCGLS; encoded by the exons ATGGATCAATTTTTAGACGAAGGTTGCTGGTTACAACAAACATCTGATAAGTCAAACCTTCTTCAGTCGAGTCTGGGTCTGGGTCCGGGTCAAATTCAGGGTCAGGGCCAGGATCAGGGTTCTGAACCATCTACCTCTCATAGTTTGAATTTGAGCTACCCACCATATCCCTTGTTCCCTTCATGTTCTATAAAAGATAGGTTGGTAAAAGCAATCTATAACTTAAAAGACATGAACGGAGATAGAGATGTGCTTATTCAGTTATGGGTTCCTATAAAGAAAGGACTACATATTTACCTTACAACATTTGAACAACCTTACTTCTACCAAGATTCTAGCAAGAGATTACATAACTATAGAGGTGTTTCAGAGAAGTATGAATTTTTAGTAGATGAAGATACTAAACAGGCACTTGGGTCGTTCCCTGGGCGAGTCTTCCTTGGCAAAGCACCTGAATGGACACCTGATGTTAGGTTGTTTAGGGAAGAAGAGTATCCAAGAAGTGTTTATGCATTTAAGTATGATGTTCGTGGCTCGATTGCTCTTCCTATATTCGAAAAAGACAATGATCATTCTTTGGGTGTTGTTGAGATTATCATGACTACTGATAAATTTGATTATCGTCCTCAAGTTGAATGTGTTTGTAAAGCGCTTGAG ACTGTTCATCTCAGAAGCTCAGAAATCTTCAACATCCCTCAACAG GTAGAAAAAGTATGTTATGAAGCTGTACAGTTTGAGATTCTAAACGTAGTAAGAACTGTATGTGACACCTTCGATTTGCCTCTAGCTCAGACATGGGCTCCATGTTCACAACAAAGAAAAGAGGGGTATTGGCATTCGGACAACAATGCCACCTGTGTTTCAATCATTGAATCGGCTTGTTATGTGCATGATCAACGAGTTCAGGAATTTCACAAGGCGTGTACTGATCACCATTTACTGAAAAGGCGAGGAGGTATAGTCCGAAAAGCATTCGAGACCAACCAACCGTGCTATGCTACTGATGTCACAGAGTTCAGTAAGGTTGAATATACTCTGTCCCATTACGCAAAGATGTGTGGGCTGTATGGAGCAGTAGCAGTAAAGGTACATAGCATCTATCATGAGGTGAATGATTATGTTTTGGAATTTTATTTACCATCAAATATCAAGGAAAAAGGGCTAGCTTTCCATGCTAGGATATGGCAGACGGTAGCAACGGTAATACAGCAGAACTGTCGGTTTTTGCAGTCCGTCACAGGCCAAGATATCGGAGAGCAGGCGAAAGAGACTTCCTGGGTGTCACAGATGATCCACCCAAAGAGAAAAGGTAAGGAAGTAGTGGTTTCACTGGAATTCAGGAAAGATGAGCCTAGCAAAGGGTTTGAAGTGATGAACTGGAGTGAAAACGAGCCAAGTTTACAACTCGGGCAGGCTCTTTCTGATGAAGACCTTTACCAAGATAATTCTGAGTCAAAAGGCGTTAGTGGTTCTTGTTTATCTTCTGTAAGCCGATTTCCTCTTGGTGGCAGAAAATCTGGGGAAAAGAGAAGGACCAAGACACAAAAAACCATCAGCTTGGATGTGCTTAGGCAATATTTTTCTGGTAGCCTTAAAGATGCGGCTAAAAGTATTGGAG TTTGCCCAACTACTCTGAAAAGGATATGTAGGCAACATGGAATTGCTAGATGGCCTTCTAGAAAGATCAAGAAGGTGGATCATTCCTTGAGAAAACTTCAACTAGTGATCGACTCAGTGGAAGGTACGGAAGGTGCCATCCGACTGTCTTCTTTCTACACAAATTTTCCTGATCTTAATAGTCCAAACACACAACCAAAATCCAATCAAGTTTCCTCTATAAACTTGAACAATCAACCAAAGCAGCAGCTAACTACTGAACCTGAAGGAAGTCTGTTCCCTTCAGGAGGAGCGACAGCCTCGAACTCCTCATCCTCTACTTCTTCAAGCCAAACCTCGAGTTCTAGCTATTGCTTCTCAAGCGGAGAGAAACTCACATCATCTCCCGTGACAGCCATTGCTTCGGAGAGTAAAGAAGCATCATTCATAGAGATTCCTGGTCGGTCCCTAAAGAGGGCTCGAAGCGAGGCAGAATTACAGGTGCTTAGCAAGAAAAGAGCTAAACAAATCCTAGAAAGATCACGGAGAAACAAAACTCTAGCTGAACATCCCTTATTTGAAACTTTACCGCCTTTGCTAGTAACTAAAAGTTTGCATTCGAGAAAGGCAGGTCACTTTAAAGCTAAAGTTACTTTCGGAGAGGAAAAAGTCCGGTTCTCAATCTTACCGAACATGGGATTTCAAGACTTGCAAAAAGAGATAGCTAAAAGATTTAGTTTGGAAGACTTGAGTAAGATTTGTATTAAGTACTTGGATGATGACAAAGAATGGATTCTTTTAACATGTAATGCTGATTTAGAGGAATGTATAGACATACATAAATCGTCTAGGAGCCACACAATAAAGCTTACGGTTTCGCCTCTATCAGGCTTGGCCGGTTCTTTTGGTAGTTGCGGTTTATCCTAA